A window of the Butyricimonas virosa genome harbors these coding sequences:
- a CDS encoding DUF3822 family protein yields MQSIYFVDSNFTYESSKKSILSIRYATDGFSFCVHDETGKLVVFVHEPYAADSREAAVARLKNYVVNDAILNLRFKKVYIMPCFKEKLLVPGAFFDKANITTLYTVNQEVSPDDTILYHHIEGIEAYLVETVISSFHDFVREHFPVFQIVNGAYPFILGAMGKALRDTEQIFLDIQDNYFDLLFIRDSGIQLFNTFSYKATTDIVYFLLNCIKECGINQEKAHLSICGPALKDNKLKELLSLYLPNPYFAKEPLLNGILHDKEFNSSHFIHLLNLHRCGL; encoded by the coding sequence ATGCAGAGCATTTATTTTGTTGACTCCAATTTTACTTACGAATCATCTAAGAAATCGATATTATCCATCCGTTATGCAACGGATGGATTTTCATTTTGCGTGCATGATGAAACGGGAAAGCTAGTCGTGTTTGTACACGAACCCTATGCAGCAGATTCCAGAGAGGCAGCCGTGGCCAGGTTAAAAAATTACGTGGTGAACGATGCGATCTTGAATCTTCGTTTCAAGAAAGTATACATCATGCCATGTTTCAAGGAAAAACTGCTGGTTCCGGGAGCCTTTTTCGACAAGGCCAATATCACCACCCTCTACACGGTCAACCAAGAAGTATCACCGGATGACACGATCCTCTACCACCACATAGAGGGGATAGAAGCCTATCTCGTGGAGACGGTTATTTCATCGTTTCATGATTTTGTACGGGAACATTTTCCCGTATTCCAAATCGTGAACGGGGCATACCCTTTTATATTAGGAGCCATGGGCAAGGCGTTACGAGACACGGAGCAGATCTTTCTGGACATTCAAGACAATTATTTTGATCTGTTATTTATCCGGGACTCCGGTATTCAGCTATTTAACACGTTTAGCTACAAAGCAACGACTGACATCGTATACTTTTTATTAAATTGTATCAAAGAGTGCGGGATTAACCAAGAGAAAGCGCATCTTTCTATATGCGGCCCGGCGCTCAAAGATAATAAACTGAAAGAGCTACTTTCGCTCTATCTCCCGAATCCCTATTTCGCTAAAGAACCCTTGTTAAACGGTATTCTTCACGATAAAGAATTCAACAGTTCTCATTTTATTCATTTGTTAAATCTTCATCGATGCGGATTATAA
- a CDS encoding RsmD family RNA methyltransferase → MRIISGTHKGKIITPDKNFKARPTTDFAKENLFNVLNNYIDIEDASILDLFAGTGSISYEFASRGAGKIISIELNYNHYAFIKKTAAQLGFKNMTIFKTDVFIACKKLNGTTFDIIFADPPYNLEKINEIPAAIFNNDLLAPDGIAIIEHPGTVDFSSEPNFFEHRQYGSVNFSIFKRQ, encoded by the coding sequence ATGCGGATTATAAGCGGCACACACAAAGGCAAAATTATTACTCCCGACAAAAATTTCAAGGCACGTCCGACAACGGATTTTGCCAAAGAGAATTTATTCAATGTCCTCAACAATTATATAGATATTGAGGACGCCTCCATACTGGATCTTTTTGCAGGAACAGGAAGTATCAGTTACGAATTCGCATCCCGGGGTGCAGGGAAAATAATTTCTATCGAACTGAACTATAACCATTACGCCTTTATAAAAAAGACGGCCGCCCAATTGGGATTCAAGAATATGACCATTTTCAAAACTGACGTGTTTATCGCCTGTAAAAAACTGAACGGAACGACCTTTGACATCATTTTCGCAGACCCACCTTACAATCTGGAAAAAATCAACGAGATTCCGGCTGCCATTTTCAATAACGATCTATTAGCCCCGGACGGAATCGCCATAATCGAACATCCTGGCACCGTGGACTTCTCCTCGGAACCTAATTTTTTCGAACACCGCCAGTACGGTAGTGTTAACTTCTCGATCTTCAAAAGACAATAA
- the pstS gene encoding phosphate ABC transporter substrate-binding protein PstS translates to MKNLLILILAIAIASCGNSKKNKESESKKMNIAAAGATFPLPFYNLAFKTYQEKTGNTVTYGGIGSGGGIRSLKDKIVDFGGSDAYLSDTEMQEMPYTTVHIPTCMGAVVMAYNLPEVKELKLSGEVVADIYLGKITKWNDAKIQELNPSVTLPNKELTPVYRSDGSGTTFVFSDYLTKVSNDWKENVGTGKSLKWPAGLAAKGNPGVAGTISQTPGAIGYVGSEYAFSLNIPMAQMKNSSGNFITPNTESISAAAKGEMPADTRTMITNSSAPDAYPISCFTWIILYKEQAYANRTLAQAQATVKLLDWMLSPEAQALTTKVHYSPLPQSAVANAKTLLNSISFEGKKVLN, encoded by the coding sequence ATGAAAAATTTACTTATCCTTATTTTAGCTATCGCGATTGCATCTTGCGGGAATTCGAAGAAGAACAAAGAGTCCGAGAGCAAAAAAATGAACATCGCTGCAGCGGGGGCTACTTTCCCCTTACCATTTTACAACTTGGCTTTCAAGACCTATCAAGAGAAAACGGGTAACACCGTGACTTACGGGGGTATTGGTAGTGGTGGTGGAATCAGAAGCCTGAAAGACAAGATTGTTGATTTCGGAGGATCGGATGCCTACCTGTCTGACACGGAGATGCAAGAGATGCCCTACACAACGGTACACATCCCGACTTGTATGGGAGCCGTGGTCATGGCCTACAATTTACCGGAAGTGAAAGAATTAAAACTTTCCGGAGAGGTTGTTGCCGACATCTATCTGGGCAAAATCACCAAATGGAATGATGCTAAAATTCAGGAATTAAATCCCAGTGTAACTCTTCCGAACAAAGAATTAACCCCGGTATACCGTTCAGACGGTAGCGGAACCACCTTCGTTTTCAGTGATTACCTGACGAAAGTAAGCAATGATTGGAAAGAAAACGTGGGTACAGGTAAATCATTGAAATGGCCGGCAGGCTTGGCAGCTAAAGGTAATCCCGGTGTAGCCGGAACAATCAGCCAAACCCCTGGAGCGATCGGATACGTGGGATCAGAGTATGCATTTTCTCTGAACATCCCGATGGCACAGATGAAGAACTCGTCCGGTAATTTCATCACACCGAACACGGAAAGTATCTCCGCAGCGGCAAAAGGCGAAATGCCAGCAGATACCCGTACCATGATCACGAACTCTTCCGCACCGGACGCTTACCCCATCAGTTGTTTCACCTGGATCATTCTTTACAAAGAACAAGCCTATGCAAACAGAACCCTAGCACAAGCACAGGCAACCGTGAAATTACTTGATTGGATGTTAAGCCCGGAAGCACAAGCATTGACTACAAAAGTTCATTACTCTCCCCTTCCTCAATCAGCCGTGGCTAACGCCAAAACACTATTAAACTCTATAAGTTTCGAGGGCAAAAAAGTCCTGAATTAA
- the pstC gene encoding phosphate ABC transporter permease subunit PstC encodes MRDLIFKRLLSICCILILLISAGMIYSLVSGSIPALGHYGFFQFIGSTEWDPHPDRETYGALSFIVGTLLTSFLALIFCIPFSLPVALFTGEFFRGKKIATFISSIIDLLAGIPSIVYGLWGFYTFRPIIIEMGVNSQGFGVLTSSIILAIMIIPYASSLSGEFISMVPNELKEAAYSLGATRYEVIRTVTFPSAGSGVFASYILALGRALGETMAVTMLIGNTNNLPTSLADTGNTMASIIANQFGEADGVKLSSLIAIGLLLFLITAIINLVAKLIIKKLN; translated from the coding sequence ATGCGTGATCTTATTTTTAAACGGCTACTCTCTATTTGTTGTATCCTGATTCTACTGATTAGTGCCGGCATGATCTATTCATTGGTCAGCGGCTCGATCCCGGCTCTCGGCCATTACGGATTCTTCCAGTTTATCGGGTCAACAGAATGGGACCCTCATCCGGACAGAGAAACTTATGGAGCCCTTTCCTTTATCGTGGGAACCCTCCTAACCTCTTTTCTGGCACTTATATTCTGTATTCCATTTTCTCTGCCAGTGGCACTTTTCACAGGTGAATTCTTTCGAGGTAAAAAAATTGCCACGTTCATCAGTTCCATTATAGATTTACTCGCAGGAATTCCCTCGATCGTATACGGATTATGGGGATTTTATACCTTCCGCCCGATCATTATCGAGATGGGTGTCAATTCACAAGGATTCGGAGTATTAACCTCATCCATTATTCTGGCAATCATGATCATCCCCTATGCATCCTCCCTCAGTGGCGAGTTCATATCCATGGTTCCCAACGAACTGAAAGAGGCTGCATATAGTTTGGGAGCCACTCGCTACGAGGTGATCAGAACAGTCACTTTTCCCTCCGCCGGTTCCGGAGTATTTGCCAGTTATATCCTTGCCCTAGGACGGGCTCTTGGAGAAACCATGGCAGTAACCATGCTCATCGGTAACACGAATAACCTGCCCACCTCACTGGCTGACACGGGTAACACGATGGCCAGTATCATCGCAAACCAGTTCGGAGAGGCAGACGGGGTGAAATTAAGCTCCTTGATTGCCATCGGGTTACTCTTGTTCCTGATCACGGCAATCATCAATTTAGTGGCAAAACTTATCATCAAGAAACTTAATTGA
- the pstA gene encoding phosphate ABC transporter permease PstA, translating into MSSLRYRTIKNKVFFYTTCFLASLTVIPLFAIIWELIKKGYKQINWNFFTESAPSTLDAMLAKGTGDIIPGGIANGITGTLVMVFLAAIIAIPIGIMVGIHLSEHPKTKFSNITRFLTDLIQGSPSIVIGIIAYAWVVKPLGSYSALAGSVALSIMMLPLIVRSTEETLKMLPGSLKEAGLALGASYTSVILKVLLPAAFGGLFTGILLAISRVMGETAPLMLTALGSTAINWDVLKPTSAVPLLIWEFYNDPNLIDMIWSSSLFLLMLILTLNIIAKRIAKKWRVQ; encoded by the coding sequence ATGAGCAGTTTAAGATACAGAACGATAAAAAACAAGGTCTTTTTCTACACGACCTGTTTTCTAGCCTCTCTGACAGTAATCCCGTTATTCGCCATCATCTGGGAATTGATCAAAAAAGGCTACAAACAGATTAATTGGAACTTTTTCACGGAGAGCGCTCCAAGTACCTTGGACGCTATGCTGGCCAAAGGGACGGGAGACATTATTCCGGGCGGAATTGCAAACGGAATTACCGGTACGTTAGTCATGGTTTTCCTAGCCGCAATTATTGCTATCCCTATCGGAATTATGGTCGGAATTCATCTCTCGGAACACCCGAAAACCAAATTTTCGAACATCACTCGTTTCTTGACAGATCTGATTCAAGGTAGCCCTTCCATCGTAATCGGTATTATCGCTTATGCCTGGGTCGTGAAACCCCTAGGTAGTTATTCCGCCCTCGCAGGAAGTGTCGCCCTTAGTATCATGATGCTCCCGTTAATCGTGCGTTCCACGGAAGAGACGTTAAAGATGCTCCCGGGAAGTTTGAAAGAGGCCGGACTTGCATTAGGAGCCTCTTACACCAGTGTCATTCTGAAAGTATTGTTACCCGCAGCCTTCGGGGGATTGTTCACGGGTATCTTACTGGCTATTTCTCGAGTTATGGGAGAAACCGCACCCCTGATGTTAACAGCCTTGGGTAGCACCGCAATCAACTGGGACGTGTTGAAACCCACAAGTGCGGTTCCCTTGTTGATCTGGGAGTTTTACAATGACCCGAATCTAATCGACATGATCTGGAGTTCCTCCCTCTTCCTGTTAATGTTAATCCTGACCCTCAATATTATAGCAAAACGAATTGCAAAAAAATGGAGAGTTCAATAA
- the pstB gene encoding phosphate ABC transporter ATP-binding protein PstB, which produces MVITNPILQLKKVSISYTPGKNAVEEVSADIAEKKITAIMGPSGCGKSTLLRAINRMHELYPDIKTTGEILLNGKNILKTNPMEVRRMAGMVFQRPNPFPTMSIYDNVIAGYKLNGISLPKQEKDQLVEESLKNVGLWDEVKDSLFKKGTFLSGGQQQRLCIARALSLKPKVLLMDEPTSALDPIATNRIEELLLDLKNEFTILIVTHNMSQAARISDYSMFMYLGHLIEYDETQKMFTNPSDKRTEEYLTGQFG; this is translated from the coding sequence ATGGTTATCACAAATCCTATATTACAACTTAAAAAAGTTTCCATTTCGTACACCCCGGGAAAAAATGCGGTAGAAGAAGTTAGTGCAGATATTGCTGAAAAGAAAATCACGGCTATCATGGGACCCTCCGGATGTGGAAAGAGTACCTTGTTACGGGCGATCAACCGGATGCACGAATTGTACCCGGATATCAAGACCACGGGAGAGATTCTCCTAAACGGGAAAAATATATTAAAGACAAACCCCATGGAAGTACGACGCATGGCGGGAATGGTATTCCAACGCCCGAACCCGTTCCCCACGATGAGCATTTATGACAACGTGATCGCCGGGTATAAATTGAACGGGATTTCTCTTCCCAAGCAGGAAAAAGACCAGTTAGTAGAGGAAAGCCTTAAAAACGTGGGGTTATGGGATGAAGTGAAAGACTCCCTATTCAAGAAAGGAACCTTCCTTTCCGGTGGTCAGCAGCAACGGTTATGCATCGCCCGGGCTCTTTCACTAAAACCGAAAGTTTTACTAATGGATGAACCGACCTCTGCCTTGGACCCGATTGCCACCAATCGAATTGAAGAGTTGTTACTGGATCTGAAAAATGAATTCACAATTTTGATTGTCACACATAATATGTCACAGGCTGCCCGTATATCGGATTACTCGATGTTCATGTATCTTGGTCATTTAATTGAATATGACGAAACCCAAAAAATGTTCACAAACCCAAGTGACAAACGCACGGAAGAGTACTTGACAGGACAATTTGGATAA
- a CDS encoding phosphate signaling complex PhoU family protein, which translates to MTTIREKYLEKIKEDFEVLSTIVLQQMELVITATHDNKDGELYTKIEHNEVIIDGLEVKIRDEVINSIVLYCPRASDCRKIMSYHDMTAYLERIGDLLLNIADFLREVELQGSLYASFHPTILLQLETVKKMTQNAIFAFTCEDENLAKEIIRTDDLVDNNHKEIIHGIPFHFVGKTIKNQDMLDALSLSGMSYNIERIGDNATNIAEAAIYLMEGKNAKHIHNN; encoded by the coding sequence ATGACTACCATAAGAGAAAAATACCTGGAAAAGATTAAAGAAGACTTTGAAGTCTTATCCACCATCGTACTACAACAGATGGAACTCGTTATCACCGCAACCCACGACAATAAAGACGGTGAATTATACACGAAGATCGAACATAATGAAGTTATCATTGACGGTCTGGAAGTAAAAATCAGGGATGAAGTCATCAACTCCATCGTACTTTACTGCCCCAGAGCCAGTGATTGCCGAAAGATCATGTCCTATCATGATATGACAGCCTACCTGGAACGTATCGGTGACCTATTACTCAATATTGCCGACTTCCTCCGGGAAGTAGAATTACAGGGTTCCCTTTACGCATCTTTCCACCCGACCATTTTATTACAATTGGAAACGGTTAAAAAAATGACACAAAATGCTATCTTTGCCTTTACGTGTGAAGACGAGAATTTGGCAAAAGAGATTATCCGGACGGATGACCTCGTGGACAACAACCACAAAGAAATCATTCACGGGATCCCTTTTCACTTTGTCGGCAAAACGATCAAAAATCAAGATATGCTGGATGCCCTTTCCCTCAGTGGAATGTCATACAACATTGAACGAATCGGGGATAATGCCACAAATATTGCCGAAGCTGCCATTTACTTGATGGAAGGAAAGAATGCGAAACATATTCATAACAACTAA
- a CDS encoding response regulator transcription factor, with product MDKQRMLVVDDEEDLREILKFNLESEGYLVDTAPSAEEALKMLTEEYDLILLDVMMGGMSGFKMAEKLRKDLHNSTPIIFLTAKDTENDMLTGFNIGGDDYISKPFSIKEVSARVKAVLKRAGSLNTTNKKQVIDIGEMHIDLSTKCVSIHDRLIPITKKEFEILNMLAQSPGKIFSREDILNKVWSDDSYVLERTVDVHITRLRKKLGEQGKHIANRSGYGYCVEL from the coding sequence ATGGATAAACAACGGATGTTAGTGGTTGACGACGAAGAGGACCTGAGAGAAATTTTAAAATTCAACTTGGAGAGCGAAGGCTATCTGGTCGACACCGCACCCTCCGCGGAAGAGGCTCTAAAGATGCTAACCGAGGAATATGATTTAATCCTGCTGGACGTGATGATGGGAGGAATGTCAGGGTTTAAGATGGCCGAAAAACTTCGGAAAGATCTTCACAACTCTACCCCGATCATCTTTCTGACAGCCAAAGACACGGAAAATGACATGCTCACCGGTTTCAATATCGGAGGAGACGATTATATATCCAAGCCTTTCTCGATCAAGGAAGTTTCGGCAAGAGTGAAAGCCGTCTTGAAAAGAGCAGGTTCGTTGAATACTACCAATAAAAAACAAGTGATCGATATAGGCGAGATGCACATCGATTTAAGTACAAAATGCGTATCCATCCACGACCGACTCATCCCGATTACCAAAAAGGAATTTGAAATATTAAACATGCTGGCACAATCTCCCGGAAAAATATTCTCCCGCGAAGACATTCTCAATAAAGTATGGAGTGACGACAGCTACGTGCTTGAACGTACCGTTGACGTACACATCACCCGACTGAGAAAAAAACTGGGCGAACAGGGAAAACACATCGCAAATCGTTCTGGGTACGGCTATTGTGTGGAACTTTAA